One Xiphophorus hellerii strain 12219 chromosome 1, Xiphophorus_hellerii-4.1, whole genome shotgun sequence DNA segment encodes these proteins:
- the LOC116717145 gene encoding amphoterin-induced protein 3 gives MTSEHFQVLLLLLFCVLHSSEQTCPSKCLCMSDTVRCSSVGLHKLPQSLPSFPANLDFSHNHITWLDPDTLTKTPRLEKLWMAHNEIRTLSHNLFRNVSGLRLLDLSSNRLQMVEQHYFHGLWRLEELRLFNNRITLVEGSSLSGLSSLKKVYFSFNQITHFPFFSIQDHTHPFLAMLDLSSNRMSSLPWEDVKALPQLVQQGLYTHNNSLICDCSMYAMFWHWNLSEYNSIKDFTDEHTCNVNGDPRRSIRFFRDKRFFRNCTVEKSIMQPVTVLLSDVVVFEGNRVSLDCQTSLSSTNLSFTWLSPNKGFITQSSMNDTLISMLPDGTLEIHATTINDSGVYLCTAVDIKQALNATREVNVTVLLPTAEPFNTGYTTLLGCMVTLALILTYLFLTPCRCSFCKQPPAHSNQGTLSCIFSSFTREQPNTDTLKHVAFLEHPMGEERIEWIPQS, from the coding sequence ATGACCTCTGAACACTTTCAAgtccttctcctcctgctgttCTGCGTCCTCCACAGCTCTGAGCAGACCTGTCCTTCTAAATGCCTCTGCATGTCTGACACAGTGAGATGTAGCTCTGTTGGTCTGCACAAACTCCCTCAATCCCTGCCCTCCTTTCCCGCCAACCTTGACTTCAGCCACAACCACATCACCTGGCTGGATCCGGACACCTTAACCAAGACGCCCAGACTAGAAAAGCTCTGGATGGCCCACAATGAAATCCGTACATTGAGTCATAACTTGTTTCGTAATGTGTCTGGCCTCAGACTGCTGGACTTGTCCTCCAACAGGCTTCAGATGGTGGAGCAACACTACTTCCATGGGCTATGGAGGCTGGAGGAGCTCCGTCTCTTTAACAATAGGATCACACTAGTGGAGGGCAGCTCACTGAGCGGTCTGAGCAGCTTGAAAAAGGTTTACTTCAGCTTCAACCAGATCACACACTTCCCCTTTTTCTCCATCCAGGATCACACTCACCCTTTTCTGGCTATGCTGGACCTGTCATCCAACCGGATGTCGAGTCTGCCGTGGGAGGATGTGAAAGCTTTGCCACAGTTGGTGCAGCAGGGGCTGTACACTCACAACAACTCGCTTATCTGTGACTGCTCCATGTATGCCATGTTTTGGCACTGGAACCTGAGTGAATATAACTCGATCAAAGACTTTACGGATGAGCACACCTGCAACGTTAATGGGGACCCTCGTAGATCCATCCGGTTCTTTCGTGACAAGCGTTTCTTCCGGAACTGCACTGTAGAAAAATCCATCATGCAGCCTGTGACGGTTCTCCTCTCCGACGTGGTGGTCTTCGAGGGCAACAGGGTGAGTCTGGACTGCCAAACATCCCTTAGCAGCACAAACCTCTCATTTACATGGCTTTCCCCAAATAAGGGCTTCATCACCCAAAGCAGCATGAATGACACACTTATTAGCATGCTTCCCGATGGCACCTTGGAGATACACGCAACCACGATCAATGACTCGGGTGTGTATCTTTGCACCGCTGTGGACATCAAACAGGCATTGAATGCAACACGTGAGGTGAATGTGACCGTGCTGTTGCCAACAGCAGAGCCGTTCAACACTGGTTACACAACCCTGCTAGGCTGCATGGTGACTTTGGCCCTCATCCTCACGTACCTCTTCCTGACTCCATGTCGCTGCAGCTTCTGCAAACAGCCTCCAGCGCACTCCAACCAAGGCACCTTGTCGTGCATTTTCTCATCTTTTACAAGAGAACAACCCAACACTGACACCTTGAAGCATGTGGCCTTCCTGGAGCATCCAATGGGCGAAGAAAGGATAGAATGGATACCTCAAAGCTGA